The proteins below are encoded in one region of Amycolatopsis acidiphila:
- a CDS encoding gamma-glutamyltransferase family protein — MFQTRPTLQGTFGMVSSTHWLASATAMAVLEDDGNAYDAAVAAAFVLHVAEPHLNGPAGEVPMIVAPAGAAPKVLCGQGPAPAGATIAHYTSLGLDLVPGTGPLAAAVPGAFDAWLLLLRDHGTKSLAGVLKYAIGYAEHGVPAVERIGATVETVRELFETEWTTSAEVYLRGGKAPAPGELLKNPALADTWRRLLAEAAAAGAGRETQIEAARKVWREGFIGEAIAGFAAKPTMDTSGERHAGTLAGDDLAAFSAGYEDPVTFTWNGWTIAKAGLWSQGPVFLQQLALLPGELDHGSPDYYHTLIEGTKLAMADREAWYGDSTDVSLQTLLSPAYNESRRALIGGQASYELRPGSPDGREPRLSEHAELVAAGGTIGIPAGAGEPTVAEDGATRGDTCHLDVVDRWGNMIAATPSGGWLQSNPVVPGLGFPLGTRLQMAWLDPGLPNSLAPGKRPRTTLSPSLALRDTVPVLAFGTPGGDQQDQWSTHFFLAVALGGKVRGGLDLQGAIDAPNWHTDSFPSSFYPRAMVPGAVTVESRIGAEVVAALEGRGHAVTVADPWSEGRLCAVARDPETGVLSAAANPRGMQGYAAGR, encoded by the coding sequence ATGTTCCAGACCCGCCCCACGCTGCAGGGCACCTTCGGCATGGTGTCGTCCACCCACTGGCTCGCCTCGGCCACGGCGATGGCCGTCCTCGAGGACGACGGCAACGCCTACGACGCGGCTGTCGCCGCCGCCTTCGTGCTGCACGTCGCGGAGCCGCACCTCAACGGCCCCGCCGGCGAGGTGCCGATGATCGTCGCGCCCGCGGGCGCCGCGCCGAAGGTCCTTTGTGGACAGGGTCCGGCGCCGGCCGGCGCGACGATCGCCCACTACACCTCGCTCGGCCTCGACCTCGTCCCCGGCACCGGCCCGCTGGCGGCCGCCGTCCCCGGCGCGTTCGACGCCTGGCTGCTGCTGTTGCGCGACCACGGCACGAAGTCGCTGGCCGGGGTGCTGAAGTACGCGATCGGCTACGCCGAGCACGGCGTCCCGGCGGTGGAGCGGATCGGCGCGACGGTCGAGACCGTGCGCGAGCTGTTCGAGACCGAGTGGACCACCTCGGCCGAGGTCTACCTGCGGGGCGGGAAGGCACCCGCGCCCGGCGAGCTGCTGAAGAACCCCGCGCTCGCGGACACCTGGCGCCGCCTGCTCGCGGAGGCCGCCGCGGCGGGCGCCGGCCGGGAGACCCAGATCGAGGCCGCGCGGAAGGTGTGGCGCGAAGGGTTCATCGGCGAGGCGATCGCCGGGTTCGCGGCGAAGCCGACCATGGACACCTCCGGCGAGCGGCACGCGGGCACCCTCGCCGGCGACGACCTGGCGGCGTTCTCGGCAGGCTACGAGGATCCCGTCACGTTCACCTGGAACGGCTGGACCATCGCGAAGGCGGGCCTGTGGAGCCAGGGGCCGGTGTTCCTGCAACAGCTCGCCCTGCTGCCCGGCGAGCTGGACCACGGCAGCCCGGACTATTACCACACGCTCATCGAGGGCACGAAGCTCGCGATGGCCGACCGCGAGGCGTGGTACGGCGACAGCACCGACGTCTCGCTCCAGACGCTGCTTTCCCCGGCCTACAACGAATCCCGCCGTGCGCTCATCGGCGGCCAGGCCTCGTACGAGCTGCGCCCCGGCAGCCCGGACGGCCGCGAGCCGCGGCTGAGCGAGCACGCCGAGCTCGTCGCCGCCGGTGGCACGATCGGCATCCCCGCGGGCGCGGGCGAGCCGACGGTCGCCGAGGACGGCGCTACCCGGGGCGACACCTGCCACCTCGACGTGGTCGACCGCTGGGGCAACATGATCGCCGCGACCCCGAGCGGCGGCTGGCTGCAGTCCAACCCCGTCGTCCCCGGCCTCGGCTTCCCGCTCGGCACCCGGCTGCAGATGGCCTGGCTCGACCCCGGCCTGCCCAACTCGCTCGCGCCGGGCAAGCGCCCGCGCACCACGCTGAGCCCCTCGCTGGCGCTTCGGGACACCGTGCCGGTGCTGGCCTTCGGCACTCCCGGCGGCGATCAGCAGGATCAGTGGAGCACGCATTTCTTCCTCGCCGTCGCATTGGGCGGAAAAGTGCGGGGCGGGCTCGACCTGCAGGGCGCGATCGACGCCCCGAACTGGCACACCGACAGTTTCCCGAGCTCGTTCTACCCGCGCGCGATGGTGCCTGGCGCGGTCACCGTGGAATCGCGGATCGGGGCCGAGGTCGTGGCGGCGCTGGAAGGCCGCGGGCATGCCGTGACTGTCGCGGATCCCTGGTCGGAAGGGCGGTTGTGCGCTGTCGCGCGTGACCCGGAGACCGGTGTGCTCTCGGCTGCGGCCAACCCGCGGGGAATGCAGGGATACGCCGCCGGCAGATGA
- a CDS encoding ABC transporter substrate-binding protein, whose protein sequence is MSPRSLSAALAVLATVALSACVPVQHASGRGAHVDDFGTPVGDQQVAQGGELVMGLSSEPDRLDPTTSSSLYTRYVMSTICEKLYDIDATSNIVPQLATALPTVSPDGLTVTIPVRTGIVFADGTPFDAQAVATSLQRHFSLKTSQRTSEMGPVKNIEATDASHVAISYKRPFAPITAALADRAGMIMSPAALAKEGDNFGDHPVCVGPFEFVKRVPQTSITVTRDPLYYDAKDVHLDTITYRIMSDANIRAANLRSGDIQVADTISPQDVDALAKDPDLRVLQSPSLGYQGITLNTGNVDGVGKPTKPIGTPIAQDPRVREAFSLAIDRQTLVDTVFNNWFDPTCSPVAPQTPYASPAANACPAFDPQRSRQLLAEAGVRIPYPVSMQVSNTQDQLRYAQALQASVAEGGFDLKVVPVEYSTLLDVQKRGTFEALMLGWSGRIDPDANTSRFLSTGAGGNYGGFSSSTLDKLLASASRTTDVGQRATLYGQAVQLIHQQNPIVYTYRLRNLTVESTRVAGVEVYSDGVVRLGKAAFVKNQEG, encoded by the coding sequence ATGTCCCCCCGGTCTCTTTCCGCCGCGCTTGCGGTGCTGGCGACGGTGGCGCTGAGCGCGTGCGTGCCGGTGCAGCACGCGAGCGGACGCGGCGCGCACGTCGACGACTTCGGCACACCAGTGGGCGACCAGCAGGTCGCCCAGGGCGGCGAGCTCGTGATGGGCCTGTCGTCCGAGCCCGACCGCCTCGACCCGACCACGTCCAGCTCGCTCTACACGCGCTACGTGATGAGCACGATCTGCGAGAAGCTCTACGACATCGACGCGACCAGCAACATCGTGCCGCAGCTGGCGACCGCCCTGCCGACGGTCTCGCCCGACGGCCTCACGGTGACCATCCCGGTCCGCACCGGGATCGTGTTCGCCGACGGCACGCCGTTCGACGCCCAGGCCGTGGCGACCAGCCTGCAGCGGCACTTCTCGCTCAAGACCTCCCAGCGCACCAGCGAAATGGGGCCGGTCAAGAACATCGAGGCGACGGACGCGAGCCACGTCGCCATCTCCTACAAGCGGCCCTTCGCGCCCATCACCGCCGCGCTGGCCGACCGCGCCGGGATGATCATGTCCCCGGCGGCGCTGGCGAAGGAGGGCGACAACTTCGGCGACCACCCGGTGTGCGTGGGGCCGTTCGAGTTCGTCAAGCGGGTGCCGCAGACCTCGATCACCGTGACGCGCGACCCGCTGTACTACGACGCGAAGGACGTCCACCTCGACACGATCACCTACCGGATCATGTCGGACGCGAACATCCGCGCGGCGAACCTGCGCTCGGGCGACATCCAGGTCGCCGACACGATCTCGCCACAGGACGTGGACGCGCTGGCCAAGGACCCGGACCTGCGGGTGCTGCAGTCGCCGTCGCTGGGCTACCAGGGCATCACGCTCAACACCGGCAACGTCGACGGCGTCGGCAAGCCCACCAAGCCGATCGGCACCCCGATCGCGCAGGACCCGCGTGTCCGCGAGGCGTTCTCCCTCGCGATCGACCGGCAGACGCTGGTGGACACGGTCTTCAACAACTGGTTCGACCCCACCTGCTCCCCCGTCGCGCCGCAGACCCCGTACGCCTCGCCCGCCGCCAACGCCTGTCCGGCGTTCGACCCGCAGAGGTCGCGGCAGCTGCTGGCCGAGGCGGGGGTCCGGATCCCCTATCCGGTTTCGATGCAGGTGTCCAACACCCAGGACCAGCTGCGCTACGCCCAGGCACTGCAGGCGAGTGTCGCGGAGGGCGGGTTCGACCTGAAGGTCGTGCCGGTCGAGTACTCGACGCTGCTGGACGTGCAGAAGCGGGGCACCTTCGAGGCGCTGATGCTCGGCTGGTCCGGCCGGATCGACCCGGACGCCAACACCTCGCGGTTCCTCTCCACCGGCGCGGGCGGCAACTACGGCGGGTTCAGCTCGTCCACTTTGGACAAACTGCTGGCTTCGGCCTCCCGCACCACCGACGTCGGGCAGCGGGCCACCCTGTACGGCCAGGCCGTGCAGCTCATCCATCAGCAGAACCCCATCGTGTACACCTACCGGCTGCGCAACCTCACCGTGGAGTCCACCCGCGTCGCGGGCGTCGAGGTGTACTCCGACGGCGTGGTCCGGCTCGGCAAGGCCGCGTTCGTGAAGAACCAGGAGGGCTGA
- a CDS encoding ABC transporter permease codes for MLRYLCHRLWQSAVTLVLASIVVFVGVRALPGDPATAMAGEQADPAAIAAVRAQLGLDEPLPVQYLKFAGHALTGDFGRSARTGTPVREMIGATLPVTVQLAVYAMLIAVLAGMAGGVVAAVFRGRWPEWAANGFSLFALSVPTFWLGILAVLYLSVQLGWFPASGYVSPFDHPLRGLYYLTLPAVILGLAHAAVVQRQTRSSMVETLTADFVRTARAKGLGRGAVVFRYGLRNSLIVVTTIVGLQLGGLIAGAVVTERIFSLPGIGKLTLDSVFSRDYPVIQAVVLVITTSYIVINLLVDLLYTVIDPRLRVSGRTR; via the coding sequence GTGCTGCGCTACCTGTGCCACCGGCTGTGGCAGTCCGCGGTGACGCTCGTGCTCGCCTCGATCGTCGTGTTCGTCGGCGTGCGTGCGCTGCCGGGCGACCCCGCGACCGCGATGGCGGGCGAGCAGGCCGACCCGGCGGCGATCGCCGCGGTCCGGGCGCAGCTCGGCCTGGACGAGCCGTTGCCGGTGCAGTACCTCAAGTTCGCCGGGCACGCGCTCACCGGCGACTTCGGCCGCTCGGCCCGCACCGGGACCCCGGTGCGCGAGATGATCGGCGCGACGCTGCCGGTCACCGTGCAGCTCGCGGTGTACGCGATGCTCATCGCGGTGCTCGCCGGGATGGCCGGTGGTGTCGTCGCCGCGGTGTTCCGCGGGCGCTGGCCGGAGTGGGCGGCCAACGGCTTCTCGCTGTTCGCGCTGTCGGTGCCGACGTTCTGGCTCGGCATCCTCGCGGTGCTCTACCTTTCGGTGCAACTGGGCTGGTTCCCCGCGTCGGGCTACGTCTCCCCGTTCGACCATCCGCTGCGCGGGCTCTACTACCTGACGCTGCCCGCGGTGATCCTCGGCCTGGCGCACGCCGCGGTGGTGCAGCGGCAGACGCGCTCGTCGATGGTCGAGACGCTGACCGCAGACTTCGTGCGCACCGCGCGGGCGAAGGGGCTCGGCCGGGGCGCGGTGGTCTTCCGCTACGGGCTGCGCAACAGCCTCATCGTGGTCACCACGATCGTCGGGCTGCAGCTCGGCGGGCTCATCGCGGGCGCGGTGGTCACCGAGCGGATCTTCAGCCTGCCCGGCATCGGGAAGCTGACCCTGGACTCGGTGTTCAGCCGCGACTACCCGGTGATCCAGGCCGTCGTGCTGGTGATCACCACCTCCTACATCGTGATCAACCTGCTCGTCGACCTCCTCTACACGGTCATCGACCCACGCCTGCGAGTGTCCGGGAGGACCCGATGA